In the Leptotrichia sp. oral taxon 212 genome, one interval contains:
- a CDS encoding PTS sugar transporter subunit IIA: MNLMDSLKENNSVVLKQHASTWEEAIEVCMKPLLEKNAVERSYVDAIIERTKELGPFYVLAPGLAMPHERPEKGVNKNSFSFVTLDQPVSFPDGQEVDILIGLAAVNADVHNGEAIPQIVMLFEDEDVFEKIRAAAVPEDIYKIISDAVAG; the protein is encoded by the coding sequence ATGAATTTAATGGATTCGTTAAAGGAAAATAATTCTGTAGTGTTAAAACAGCATGCCTCAACATGGGAAGAAGCAATAGAAGTATGCATGAAACCTTTGCTGGAAAAAAATGCTGTGGAAAGAAGCTATGTTGATGCAATAATTGAAAGAACTAAGGAATTGGGACCATTTTATGTATTGGCTCCAGGGCTTGCGATGCCTCATGAAAGACCTGAAAAAGGTGTGAATAAAAATTCCTTCAGTTTTGTAACACTTGATCAGCCTGTTTCTTTTCCTGATGGGCAGGAAGTTGACATACTGATAGGTCTTGCGGCAGTTAATGCAGATGTACACAATGGGGAAGCTATCCCTCAGATAGTAATGCTTTTTGAAGATGAAGACGTATTTGAAAAAATAAGAGCGGCTGCAGTTCCGGAAGATATTTATAAAATAATCAGTGACGCAGTTGCCGGATAA
- a CDS encoding PTS sugar transporter subunit IIB, whose amino-acid sequence MMKVLAVCGSGMGTSMIMKMKVAQVLKKLNVDADVNSCSLGEAKSGLANYDLVLASTHIINDLKGGPNTKMIGLLNLLDANELETKLKEVGIG is encoded by the coding sequence ATGATGAAAGTACTTGCAGTATGCGGAAGTGGAATGGGAACAAGTATGATTATGAAAATGAAAGTGGCTCAGGTGTTGAAAAAACTGAATGTAGATGCAGATGTAAATTCTTGCAGTCTGGGTGAAGCAAAATCAGGACTTGCAAACTATGATTTAGTTTTAGCTTCAACACACATAATAAATGATTTAAAAGGTGGACCAAATACTAAAATGATAGGACTTTTAAACTTGCTTGACGCTAATGAACTTGAAACAAAATTGAAAGAAGTAGGAATCGGTTAA
- a CDS encoding PTS ascorbate transporter subunit IIC, with protein MNFLMAIGTWFGQNILTKPEFFVGLLVFVGYLFLGKKIYEAVGGFIKATVGYMILNVGAGGLVTTFRPILAALKTKFQLNAAVIDPYFGLQAVDEAIKGMIEQDPSKASLAASVMMALLIGFIVNIVLVLFRKITKVRTLFITGHIMQQQASTASWMIFFLFPQFRNIWGIVLIGLFSGIYWAVGSNLSVEPTQRLTENAGFAIGHQQMFAIWAADKLAPKIGNPKKRLDDLKLPKWLTMLHDDIIATGLIMIIFFGVIMLVLGPEFFTAKFGKCTIANGVQTCPVINPNGVAAGAFDPKKLSFGTYVVSTTLLFAVYLTILKTGVRMFVSELTLSFQGISNKILPGSLPAVDCAASYGFGSPSAVLFGFLVGTIAQFISIAGLLIFKSPVFIITGFVPVFFDNATIAVYADKRGGARAALILSALSGVLQVLCGAVAVALFQLKGGWHGNIDQSTVWLAQGFVMKYLGVIGYVLVIAAMLLIPQLQYMKSKNKEQYFEGTVNLEEN; from the coding sequence ATGAATTTTTTAATGGCAATAGGAACATGGTTTGGACAGAATATATTAACTAAACCGGAATTTTTTGTAGGTCTTTTAGTTTTTGTAGGTTATTTATTTTTAGGTAAGAAAATATATGAAGCAGTTGGTGGATTTATTAAGGCGACTGTAGGATATATGATATTAAACGTAGGTGCAGGTGGACTGGTAACAACATTCAGACCAATCCTGGCCGCATTAAAGACTAAATTTCAATTGAATGCAGCAGTTATAGATCCATATTTTGGACTGCAGGCTGTTGATGAAGCGATTAAAGGAATGATAGAACAGGATCCTTCAAAAGCAAGTCTGGCTGCATCGGTTATGATGGCATTGTTAATCGGATTTATTGTAAATATAGTATTAGTTTTATTCAGAAAAATTACTAAAGTAAGAACATTGTTCATAACAGGACACATTATGCAGCAGCAGGCTTCAACAGCTTCATGGATGATTTTCTTCCTGTTCCCTCAGTTCCGTAACATATGGGGAATCGTACTTATAGGTTTATTTTCAGGAATATACTGGGCAGTAGGATCAAATCTTTCGGTTGAACCGACTCAAAGACTGACTGAAAATGCAGGATTTGCTATAGGACATCAACAGATGTTTGCAATCTGGGCTGCTGATAAGCTGGCTCCTAAAATAGGAAATCCTAAGAAGAGACTGGATGACCTGAAATTGCCTAAATGGCTGACAATGTTACATGATGACATTATTGCAACAGGACTTATAATGATAATATTCTTTGGAGTAATAATGCTGGTATTAGGACCTGAATTCTTCACTGCAAAATTTGGAAAATGTACAATTGCAAATGGAGTACAGACTTGTCCAGTTATAAATCCTAATGGAGTGGCTGCAGGAGCATTCGATCCTAAAAAACTTTCATTCGGAACTTATGTTGTATCAACAACATTATTGTTCGCAGTATATTTGACAATATTAAAAACTGGTGTTAGAATGTTCGTGTCTGAACTAACATTATCATTCCAGGGAATTTCAAATAAAATATTGCCAGGATCTTTACCGGCAGTTGACTGTGCGGCTTCTTACGGGTTTGGATCACCAAGTGCAGTGTTATTTGGATTCTTAGTGGGAACAATAGCTCAGTTTATATCAATAGCAGGATTACTTATATTCAAATCGCCTGTATTTATAATAACAGGATTCGTTCCGGTATTCTTTGATAATGCCACTATTGCAGTGTATGCTGATAAACGTGGTGGAGCAAGGGCTGCATTAATACTGTCGGCACTGTCAGGAGTACTACAGGTATTATGTGGAGCAGTTGCCGTGGCTTTATTCCAGTTAAAAGGTGGATGGCATGGAAATATTGACCAGAGTACAGTATGGCTTGCTCAGGGATTCGTAATGAAGTACTTAGGAGTAATAGGATATGTACTGGTAATTGCAGCTATGCTGTTAATTCCTCAGTTACAGTATATGAAATCCAAAAATAAGGAACAGTATTTTGAAGGAACAGTAAATTTGGAAGAAAACTAA
- the ulaG gene encoding L-ascorbate 6-phosphate lactonase, translating into MAKLDEITRESWILSTFPEWGTWLNEEIEETKVEPGKVAMWWLGNMGLWVKTEGNANICMDLWVATGKRTGKNKLMKPKHQHQRAVGCVALQPNLRTTPCVIDPFAIKELDALMATHSHSDHIDQNVAAAVLKNCPEAKFIGPKTCTDIWRKWGVPEDRLVTVRPGDEVTVKDAKIKALESFDRTMLLTVAEDVVLKDKLPPDMDDMAVNYLIETKAGNVYNAGDSHHSNYFVKHGNENKVDVAFVGFGENPRGMTDKLTSSDVLRVAEELKTQVVIPIHHDIWSNFMADPKEITLLWNYRKDRMKYKFKPYIWQPGGKFVFPDNKDDMEYMYPRGFEDAFTIEPDLPFKSFL; encoded by the coding sequence ATGGCTAAATTAGACGAAATTACGAGAGAATCTTGGATTTTAAGTACTTTTCCCGAATGGGGAACTTGGTTAAATGAAGAAATTGAAGAAACAAAAGTTGAGCCTGGAAAAGTTGCAATGTGGTGGCTTGGAAATATGGGACTCTGGGTAAAGACTGAAGGAAACGCAAATATCTGTATGGATCTTTGGGTGGCAACAGGAAAGAGAACAGGAAAAAACAAGCTTATGAAACCTAAGCATCAGCACCAGAGAGCAGTAGGATGTGTGGCATTACAGCCAAACCTGAGAACTACTCCTTGTGTTATAGATCCTTTTGCAATAAAAGAACTTGATGCTCTTATGGCTACTCACTCACACAGTGATCACATAGATCAGAATGTAGCGGCAGCAGTTCTTAAAAACTGCCCTGAAGCAAAATTTATAGGTCCTAAGACTTGTACAGACATATGGAGAAAATGGGGTGTGCCTGAAGACAGACTTGTAACTGTAAGACCTGGGGATGAAGTAACTGTTAAGGATGCGAAAATAAAAGCTCTTGAATCATTCGACAGAACAATGCTGCTTACAGTGGCTGAAGATGTTGTTTTAAAAGACAAACTTCCACCTGATATGGACGATATGGCAGTTAACTATCTGATAGAAACAAAGGCAGGTAATGTGTATAATGCAGGAGATTCACATCATTCAAACTATTTTGTAAAGCATGGAAATGAAAACAAGGTTGATGTTGCCTTTGTAGGATTTGGAGAAAATCCAAGAGGAATGACAGATAAATTAACTTCTTCAGATGTACTGAGAGTGGCTGAGGAACTGAAAACACAAGTTGTAATACCTATACATCACGATATATGGTCTAACTTTATGGCTGATCCAAAAGAAATTACTTTATTATGGAATTACAGAAAAGACAGAATGAAGTACAAATTTAAACCATATATATGGCAGCCTGGAGGAAAATTTGTATTCCCTGATAACAAGGATGACATGGAATATATGTACCCAAGAGGATTTGAAGATGCGTTCACTATAGAACCTGATTTACCATTCAAATCATTCTTATAA
- a CDS encoding PepSY domain-containing protein, with product MKKKMLNVILLGIMILGIGVTANAAGKSRKNNRASSVRRSNRNGNYIGANRARAIALSRVPGANSSHVRNLHLDWEDGRMVYEGKIYFRGLEYEFDIDAVSGRIVKWDVDND from the coding sequence ATGAAAAAGAAAATGTTGAATGTAATATTATTAGGAATAATGATACTGGGAATTGGAGTTACAGCAAATGCTGCAGGAAAATCAAGAAAAAATAATAGGGCATCATCAGTGAGAAGAAGTAACAGAAATGGTAACTACATAGGAGCAAACAGAGCGAGAGCTATTGCTTTATCAAGAGTTCCAGGAGCAAACAGTTCACATGTAAGAAATCTTCATCTGGACTGGGAAGACGGAAGAATGGTATATGAAGGAAAAATATACTTTAGAGGTCTTGAATATGAATTTGATATAGATGCAGTGAGTGGAAGAATTGTAAAATGGGATGTAGACAATGATTAA
- a CDS encoding VOC family protein — translation MYHIAYLLPEREDLGNFLRNCVKEQIKLDGAGDHDVSEAIYLTDPEGNGIEVYADRDYHNWKWENGHVVMGTEQVDVEDLLRISDGMPEFSIPEGTKIGHIHMESSDIENDKDFYVKKLGLDVVSEVPKAYFLSIDGYHHHFGMNQWNGMRKIPKNANSTGVEEIYATMDKEKFEGNFSIKDKNKAVIELPNGIKLIVNAE, via the coding sequence GTGTATCATATTGCATATTTATTACCTGAAAGGGAAGATTTAGGAAACTTTTTAAGAAACTGTGTAAAGGAGCAGATAAAGCTTGACGGAGCAGGGGATCATGATGTAAGTGAAGCTATTTATCTGACAGATCCCGAAGGAAATGGGATTGAAGTTTATGCTGACAGGGATTATCATAACTGGAAATGGGAAAATGGTCATGTTGTCATGGGAACGGAACAGGTTGATGTCGAGGACTTGCTTAGAATTTCCGACGGCATGCCTGAATTTTCAATTCCTGAGGGAACAAAAATAGGTCATATTCACATGGAATCTTCAGATATTGAAAATGATAAAGATTTCTATGTTAAGAAATTAGGTCTTGATGTAGTTTCAGAAGTACCGAAGGCATATTTTCTTTCAATAGACGGATATCATCATCATTTTGGAATGAATCAGTGGAATGGTATGAGGAAAATTCCTAAAAATGCAAACTCTACAGGTGTTGAAGAAATTTATGCAACAATGGATAAAGAAAAATTTGAGGGAAATTTTTCGATAAAAGATAAGAATAAAGCAGTTATTGAGCTTCCAAATGGTATAAAATTGATTGTAAATGCTGAATAG
- a CDS encoding VOC family protein, with product MSSKKRYGLNFDFIILRVKDIEKMKNFYVKLLKMKVLRDEKNADKRKISLGTETKEIIRLISYGNEEKKNMMRQMCIILHIYYLKGKI from the coding sequence ATGAGCAGCAAAAAAAGATATGGATTAAATTTTGATTTTATAATCTTAAGGGTAAAAGATATTGAAAAGATGAAGAATTTTTATGTTAAGTTACTAAAGATGAAAGTTCTGAGGGATGAAAAAAATGCTGATAAAAGGAAAATTTCACTAGGAACTGAAACAAAAGAAATTATAAGGCTTATTTCCTATGGAAATGAAGAAAAAAAGAACATGATGAGACAAATGTGTATCATATTGCATATTTATTACCTGAAAGGGAAGATTTAG
- a CDS encoding helix-hairpin-helix domain-containing protein, which translates to MKIKHAVIFVILLTAGNFLRLYIEDKRIPDIEISEEASYKKEKAKKENDLSKTDKKFDVNSVSYDELLKLGFQKSKAEKIVEFRDEVGIISDIKEMKNIPRFGDAGMKQAKKYLYVDEEKIKNPSENYNGKNFRKYNINSADEDTLKILGFTKKEINRLMPEIRKGNIRSNIDLEKLIGSPRYEEVEKRIKYSE; encoded by the coding sequence ATGAAAATAAAACATGCTGTTATTTTTGTAATACTTTTAACTGCGGGAAACTTTTTAAGGCTCTATATTGAGGATAAGCGTATTCCTGATATAGAAATTAGCGAAGAAGCTTCCTATAAGAAGGAGAAAGCCAAGAAGGAAAATGATCTGTCAAAGACGGATAAAAAGTTTGATGTGAACAGTGTCAGCTATGATGAGCTCCTGAAACTGGGATTTCAGAAATCAAAAGCTGAAAAGATTGTTGAATTTCGGGATGAAGTGGGGATTATTTCAGATATTAAGGAAATGAAAAATATTCCACGTTTTGGTGATGCAGGAATGAAACAGGCAAAAAAATATCTTTATGTCGATGAAGAAAAAATAAAAAATCCTTCTGAAAATTATAATGGGAAGAATTTTAGAAAGTACAATATTAACAGTGCTGATGAAGATACATTGAAAATACTGGGATTTACAAAAAAGGAAATAAATAGGCTTATGCCTGAAATAAGAAAAGGGAATATCCGTTCCAATATTGACCTTGAAAAGCTTATTGGGAGCCCAAGATACGAAGAAGTTGAAAAACGGATAAAATATAGTGAGTAG
- a CDS encoding coproporphyrinogen III oxidase → MIISNIDINKNKLEEFVRVLLPEYYEILSENADEKICIDVNESLQLITVKSSVIIGNRTVKEIEISYEKIGNDYFDQAEVMAKTSLLKLSGKEREYKWGALIGVRPAKIAGRFLNMGLSYEKIADILKNIYFVSEEKIKLLLDIVKRQEKYLDRETIGIYIGVAFCPTKCTYCSFPAYLLKGKYAERYDEYIKSLYRETSEIGKFAQEQKLKINTIYIGGGTPSILSAEKIEKLLITVKENYDLQNLREFTFEAGRIDTLDREKLQILKKHGVDKISINPQSFNEKTLKLVNRYHNREEFDNVYSMSKEMGLKINMDLILGLPGETTEDILHTLEELEKYNPENLTIHNLAIKNASRLNKENYRHYIELDYKRIFDKIDKVTENKKLNPYYMYRQKNSFQWGENLGYSVEGEESVYNIEMIEENKTVIGIGAGAITKLIHYNEKEKRNSIKRLVNPKDPLVWVNELPVRLEEKKQALKNLFESKYEKFE, encoded by the coding sequence ATGATAATTTCAAACATAGATATAAATAAAAACAAGCTGGAAGAATTTGTAAGGGTTCTTCTTCCTGAATACTATGAAATTTTATCTGAAAATGCAGATGAAAAAATATGTATAGATGTAAATGAAAGTTTACAGCTGATAACAGTGAAATCTTCTGTTATTATAGGGAATAGAACTGTAAAGGAAATTGAAATTTCCTATGAAAAAATAGGGAATGATTATTTTGATCAGGCTGAAGTTATGGCAAAAACTTCCCTTTTGAAGCTTTCTGGAAAAGAAAGGGAATATAAGTGGGGAGCACTTATTGGTGTACGTCCTGCAAAGATTGCGGGAAGGTTTTTAAATATGGGACTTTCCTACGAAAAAATAGCAGATATATTGAAAAATATATATTTTGTAAGTGAAGAAAAGATAAAGCTTCTCCTTGATATAGTAAAAAGGCAGGAAAAATATCTTGACAGGGAAACGATAGGAATCTATATAGGTGTGGCTTTCTGTCCTACAAAATGTACTTACTGTTCCTTTCCTGCGTATCTTCTGAAGGGGAAGTATGCAGAAAGGTATGATGAATATATTAAGTCACTGTATAGGGAAACATCCGAAATAGGAAAATTTGCGCAGGAACAGAAATTAAAGATAAATACAATATACATTGGCGGGGGAACGCCATCAATACTTTCTGCTGAAAAGATTGAAAAACTGCTTATTACTGTAAAGGAAAACTATGATTTGCAAAATCTTAGGGAGTTTACTTTTGAAGCTGGAAGGATAGACACTTTAGACAGAGAAAAACTTCAAATACTGAAAAAACATGGTGTAGATAAAATAAGCATAAATCCGCAAAGTTTTAATGAAAAGACATTAAAGCTTGTAAACAGGTATCACAACAGGGAAGAGTTTGACAATGTTTACAGTATGTCTAAAGAAATGGGTCTCAAAATTAATATGGATCTGATTCTGGGACTTCCCGGAGAGACGACAGAAGATATTTTACATACGTTGGAAGAACTGGAAAAATATAATCCTGAAAACCTTACAATTCATAATCTTGCCATAAAAAATGCAAGCAGGCTGAATAAGGAAAACTACAGGCATTATATTGAGCTTGATTATAAAAGAATTTTTGATAAAATAGATAAAGTGACAGAAAATAAGAAATTGAATCCTTATTACATGTACAGACAGAAAAACAGTTTCCAGTGGGGAGAAAACCTTGGATATTCTGTAGAAGGTGAAGAATCCGTCTATAATATTGAAATGATAGAAGAAAACAAGACTGTCATCGGAATCGGTGCAGGAGCAATAACAAAACTCATACATTATAATGAAAAAGAAAAAAGAAACAGTATAAAAAGGCTTGTAAATCCAAAGGATCCGTTAGTGTGGGTAAATGAACTGCCTGTAAGGCTGGAGGAGAAAAAACAGGCTTTAAAAAATCTGTTTGAAAGTAAATATGAAAAATTTGAGTAA
- a CDS encoding undecaprenyl-diphosphate phosphatase, which produces MILDIVKVVLLSLVEGLTEFIPVSSTGHMIIVEQFLKLSENKQFVNAFEIIIQLGAILSVVVYYWNKIWPFSSKISSQKRKEITLMWIKIIAAVLPAVVLGLLFDDVIDEHLFNPMTVSVMLVVYGILLIWLESGKKRKEKFKTIAELPVITALEIGIFQCLAMIPGTSRSAATIIGGVLLGLNRVLATEFSFFLAIPTMLGATLLKIIKIGSGLGSYEWFLIALGFVLSFIFAYGVIKVFMNYIKKHDFKIFGYYRIIVGIIILILFLTGVVK; this is translated from the coding sequence ATGATTCTAGATATTGTAAAAGTAGTATTGCTGAGCCTTGTGGAAGGGCTGACAGAATTTATCCCTGTAAGCAGTACAGGACATATGATAATAGTGGAGCAGTTTTTAAAGCTGTCAGAAAATAAACAGTTTGTAAATGCTTTTGAAATAATAATCCAGCTTGGGGCAATATTATCAGTTGTTGTGTATTACTGGAATAAAATATGGCCTTTTTCCTCGAAGATTTCCTCACAGAAAAGAAAAGAAATAACGCTCATGTGGATAAAAATTATCGCTGCAGTATTGCCTGCAGTAGTTTTAGGGTTACTTTTTGATGATGTTATAGATGAGCATCTTTTTAATCCAATGACAGTTTCAGTAATGCTTGTAGTTTATGGAATTTTACTTATATGGCTGGAATCAGGCAAAAAAAGAAAGGAAAAATTTAAAACTATAGCTGAACTTCCTGTTATAACAGCTCTAGAAATAGGTATTTTCCAATGTCTGGCAATGATACCGGGAACTTCGAGATCGGCGGCCACTATTATTGGTGGAGTTCTTCTGGGGCTTAACAGAGTTCTTGCAACTGAATTTTCTTTTTTTCTGGCAATTCCTACAATGCTGGGTGCAACTCTTCTGAAAATAATTAAAATCGGTTCAGGACTGGGAAGTTACGAATGGTTCCTCATAGCTTTAGGATTTGTCCTTTCATTTATATTTGCCTATGGAGTGATAAAAGTATTTATGAATTATATTAAAAAACATGATTTTAAAATATTTGGATATTACCGTATCATAGTAGGAATAATTATTTTAATTTTGTTTCTTACGGGGGTTGTAAAGTAA
- a CDS encoding DMT family transporter, translating into MKKVRFYMESHKSGASKILAFISVFFWGISFLFTKMGFKYYKDPVTLAVLRYVFSFFTLIVFIFIKKIKFPHVKDSLMFFISGFSGFTVYMIAFNKAVSTLSSATASILLACSPIITALLSWIFLKEKINIYCWISIFISFTGILVLTLWEGVLSFNAGVFWMLFASTALAIYNIIQKKFVERYSASEATTFSLLAGTILIVLYSPKSLLEIPKMNFESFFIILCLSLMASVLASLFWTKSLSLAETTSEIVNFMFLMPFIAAIAGIVFLDEKLTPATIIGGIIILAGIVGFNRFKDMKEIKHIKIR; encoded by the coding sequence ATGAAAAAAGTAAGATTTTACATGGAAAGTCATAAAAGCGGTGCTTCAAAAATTTTAGCTTTTATATCAGTGTTTTTTTGGGGAATATCCTTTCTTTTTACGAAGATGGGTTTTAAATATTATAAGGATCCTGTCACATTGGCAGTTCTGAGGTATGTTTTTTCCTTTTTTACTTTAATTGTGTTTATTTTTATAAAAAAGATAAAGTTTCCTCATGTGAAAGACAGCCTGATGTTTTTTATATCGGGATTTTCAGGATTTACAGTATATATGATAGCCTTTAATAAGGCTGTAAGTACATTGAGCTCGGCAACGGCAAGTATACTTCTGGCATGTAGTCCGATTATTACAGCGCTGCTATCATGGATCTTTCTGAAGGAAAAGATTAATATCTACTGCTGGATTTCAATTTTTATTTCTTTTACAGGAATTCTGGTGCTGACCCTGTGGGAAGGAGTTCTTTCATTTAATGCAGGGGTATTTTGGATGCTTTTTGCATCAACGGCTTTGGCTATATATAATATTATACAGAAGAAATTCGTTGAGAGGTATTCAGCTTCAGAAGCTACGACTTTCAGTCTTTTGGCAGGGACAATACTTATAGTATTGTATTCTCCGAAGTCACTGCTGGAAATTCCTAAAATGAATTTTGAGAGTTTTTTCATAATTCTTTGCCTGTCGCTAATGGCAAGCGTTCTTGCTTCGCTTTTCTGGACAAAGTCTCTTTCGCTTGCTGAAACAACAAGTGAAATTGTGAATTTTATGTTTCTTATGCCTTTTATTGCGGCAATTGCAGGAATAGTTTTTCTGGATGAGAAACTGACACCGGCTACAATTATTGGAGGAATAATAATTCTTGCAGGAATTGTAGGATTTAACAGGTTCAAGGATATGAAGGAAATAAAACATATAAAAATCAGATAA
- the smpB gene encoding SsrA-binding protein SmpB, whose protein sequence is MVLARNKKAFHDYFIEDKLEAGIELVGTEVKSVKAGKVSIKESFIRIIKNEIFIMNMHITPYEFGNIHNKPESRVRKLLLNRKEIEKWAAKIKEQGYTIIPLSVYTKQRLVKMEIGLAKGKKLHDKREALKRKDQERDMKKVQKDFGR, encoded by the coding sequence ATGGTACTGGCTAGAAATAAGAAAGCTTTTCATGATTACTTCATAGAAGATAAGCTGGAAGCAGGAATCGAACTTGTGGGAACGGAAGTGAAGTCTGTGAAGGCAGGAAAAGTGAGCATAAAGGAAAGCTTTATAAGAATTATAAAGAATGAAATTTTTATAATGAATATGCATATTACTCCTTATGAATTTGGAAATATACATAACAAACCTGAATCGAGGGTAAGAAAACTTCTCCTTAACAGGAAAGAAATAGAAAAATGGGCAGCCAAGATAAAGGAACAGGGATATACAATAATTCCTCTGTCAGTTTATACAAAACAGAGGCTTGTAAAAATGGAAATAGGGCTTGCAAAAGGTAAGAAACTGCATGATAAGCGGGAAGCCCTTAAAAGAAAAGACCAGGAAAGAGATATGAAAAAAGTTCAGAAAGATTTTGGAAGATAG